A window from Chrysemys picta bellii isolate R12L10 chromosome 2, ASM1138683v2, whole genome shotgun sequence encodes these proteins:
- the LOC135981454 gene encoding uncharacterized protein LOC135981454: MKDRGHNRDAQQCRVKIKELRQAYHKAREANGRSGAEPQTCHFYAELHAMLGGAATTTPTVCYDSITGETHREEGSGYEEDEDEDNVDNSQQQGSRETGFPNSRDMFITLDLEPVTPELTQGVLPDPEGTQGTSAANVSPSQRLVKIRRRKRRTRDDMFTELQMSSHAERAQQNTWRQSMSDYRKAQYEREERWWAESQDEQSKWRGEDDRWRQLADRRQESMLRLLEHQTDMLQRMVELQERQQEQRLLLQPLCNQQPSSPSSIASSPRRPRTRWGGLQPPSHSTPDDCPSIIDS, encoded by the exons atgaaggacagaggccataacagggacgcacagcagtgccgcgtgaaaattaaggagctaaggcaagcctaccacaaagccagagaggcaaacggaaggtccggggcagagccgcaaacatgccacttctacgcggagctgcatgccatgctagggggtgcagccaccactaccccaaccgtgtgctatgactccatcactggagaaacacacagggaagagggttcggggtacgaggaagatgaggatgaagataatgtagataactcacagcagcaaggaagcagagaaaccggtttccccaacagccgggatatgtttatcaccctagacctggagccagtaacccccgaactcacccaaggcgtgctcccagaccctgaaggcacacaggggacctctg ctgcaaatgtttctccttcacagaggctagtgaagattagaaggagaaaacggcggactcgggatgacatgttcacagagctccagatgtcctcccacgctgaaagagcacagcagaatacgtggaggcagtcaatgtcagactacagaaaagcacagtatgaacgagaggagaggtggtgggctgaatcgcaggatgaacagagcaagtggcggggtgaagatgataggtggcgtcagcttgcagacagaaggcaagagtcgatgctccggctgctggagcatcaaactgatatgctccagcgtatggttgagctgcaggaaaggcagcaggagcagagactgctgctacagcccctgtgtaaccaacagccctcctccccaagttccatagcctcctcacccagacgcccaagaacacggtgggggggcctccagccacccagtcactccaccccagatgattgcccgagcatcatagattcatag